TGCAAGGCTTAGAGAGTCTTCTGTGAAGAGGAGTGGTTCGGTTTCGGTCCCGCTCTCAAAACGGATAAATGAAGGCCTCAGAAACTAAAGGTGCCATGGCACGTCGCTCGTGAGCGACGTGCCAAATGTCTCCGGGCGTTGTCTCGAAGATTTTTGTTTTTACCAAATCGAAACCGCCCATCAAGTGAACCTCCAGCCAAGCTGGGCGGTTTCTCGATTGGGCGGCTAGGAGAGAGGCTTACATTGTCTGTGGAAGGGGGCTAGCCCATGCTCCAGTAGTCTCCTTCCGGCAGGGTGTCCTCGGGATTGGCGATCGAGTGGTAGCGGAAGGCGCCTTGCCATTCACGTCTTCCGTCGCGAACCGTTACGGGGAATCCGCCAATCTCCACGGCCATGTTGCGAAATCGTGTGGCATGGTTGTTGACGTACGCCCAGAACCTCTTGCATTCCGCTGTGTTGGAAGAGTAGTAATTCCAGTCTATGCTCCACCACTCATTCTCATGTTGGTAACACCGGCTACATGCACCGGCAGCATCTACCTGCTGTCCTGCCGCCGCAAAGATCCGCTTCAACTCCTGTTCTCCGACAATAGCCACGTGGCCTCCATTCCTGCAGTGATCTGCGGAGCAACCCTACTGCCAATTTGGCCATTTGTTAATACTTGCCCTAAGAAAATAATGATTTTTATTTGCAAGGATCACTTTACGCACGTACACTGTCTGTATGATAGAAATTCAAGGAATCGCAGGGCTTCGGCTGGCGGTGCCCCAAAAGCACGTAGAGCGACGGAGGGCAGCTAGCGGAACATCGGCGAAGGCTGGTCCGCCATAGCCTTACAGTCCACAGGACGAATGTGGCGACGGCGGACATTCCAAAAGCACTCGTGCAAGCAAGTGTTTTTTGTTTGTTTTAAACCTACCCAAAACGGGATTCGAACTGGTATAATGCGAACACTGTGAAAAATGAAGAACTAGTCATTCATAATTTCGACTAAACTTAAGAGTATGCATAGAAACAAAGAAGGTGGTCCTGAGTATATATCTAGCAGCCCGATGAAGATGTTAAGCAAGAGATCAAAGAGACGAACTCCGAAGAGCGACGATGGCTGGAAATCGGAAATAAGTTTTGGTCTTTGTTGTCTCAGCGTGTTGGGGCTAGGAACATCGGCTCAGTTGATGTTTTAAAAGTTGTGTTCAAATCGGATGCTGTATCATTTACAAAAACACGTGAACGGCTTCTGCGCACCGGTACGGCCACAGAGAAGGATATCGATCAGTATGTTATCGGAAAGTATTTTATAGATTCAGATTCGGTGGAGTTCAACACGGGTTATGATGATATGCGATCACTAGGTATTGATCCTGACGAGCTTGTATTGCATGAATTAATTCATATGGTGCAAGATATGGCTGATAAATACCCAGACATGAAGGGGAATATTATAAGCAAGGGTCACGATATTGAATCTCCATGGGAGAAAGAGGCATATCGTCTACAGAAACAACTGCTTCCTGATTTTAAATCGTATTGTTCATGGGATGAGCCGTTGGATTGGCACGCGGCAGTATAAAAACCGATCTATTATAAGCTTAATGTTGTCCCAGTTCACGGTTCTGAACCCGTTCAGCAATCGGAGCCAGAGAAACACAATCGCGGAGGCGGTTGTTTTTCTTTAACCCAAACGGGACGTTAGAACCCAAGTCTGGTAAGCTGGTATTAATATGATCAACAACGAGGTAGTCCCACAGAAAAATAACCCCTTGCACGGCACTCCACTTAAAACAATTCTTGAGACGTTGGTCGAGCAATACGGTTGGGAAGAGCTTGCCAGTAGGATAAGGATTAACTGTTTTAAGGAAAATCCGAGTATTAACTCAAGCTTAGTGTTTTTACGAAGGACCCCATGGGCTCGGGAGAAGGTAGAAAAACTCTATCTCCGTGGTGTTGCACATGAATAGTATTTGGTTGTCAGAGTAACGTGCTGGCAACCAATGCCAATTTATTTCGACGATTATGTTGATTGCACAGTTGCTTTTTGTGCTGAACCTGTCTCCTCACACTTATCTTGGTCTTTACACCTTGGTTTAAAAAGAATAAAGGGGATGCGCTTGCGTTTGTCCTTGTGCTCCTTGGGGGTTGGGATTGCCTCTGTATTGATTCGATTGTTTATTGGGTTATAAACACGCGCTGGTCCCTCGTCTTTTTGAATGATGACTGTTATGATAGTCTTATAAATGCCTATGACGGAAGAACAGTTTGACATTGTTGATGAGCAAAACAAGGTGACGGGCAAGGTATGTTCACGTGTCGATGCACATACATTAGGCCTGTGGCATCGAACCGTCCACGTCTATTACCTCAATTATAAGGAAAACGTCTGTTCGGTACTTGTGCACTTAAGATCCGCATCAAAAGACTTGTATCCAAGCTGCTGGGACACGCGTTTTGGTGGTCATATTAAAGCTGGGGAGTCGGTGGAGCAAACTGTGGTGGATGAACTTGCCGAAGAGATTGGATTATCTGTTGCTGCTTCTGAGCTTTTAGCAGGACCAATTCGAAAACGCGACAAATATCCAAATAGAGAATTTACTCACACCTACTTTTTTCGAGGTTCAAAAAGCATTGATGGCCTATCATTTACAGATAGGGAGGTGCAGGAGGTCAAATGGATGACCATAGAAGAAATCGTGACGTCAATGCAGCATGAGCCACGTAACTGGTCTGGGTCACCAGAGTCACTTGTTGAGGTAATTCAGACCTTTCTCGCGACAGTGGAGTAACATGTGTCGATCAACGACGTATAAAGTAAAATTGTATGAAAAAAATTGCCCCACATAACTGGCTCATAGGGATTGCGGTGTTTTGGGTGTTGGTGATTGCAGGTGGTGTTGGATTAGGGTTTTATTATCAATCCTTTCCAGAGCATAACCCGCAAACGCCCACCACGGATCAAACATATGCGTTTTCATCGAACAAACAGGAGACTCTATATTTAACCGATTTAGAGCCAGAACAGGTCATTGAAAATCCTGTGAAAGTGACGGGTGAGGTGAGCGGAACCTGGTATTTTGAAGCGAGTTTTCCGGTGGTGCTTGTGAATTGGGATGGATTGATTATCGCCGAAGGGGTCGCAACAGCACAATCTGATTGGATGACGGAAGAGCTTGTGCCATTTACGGCGATTCTCGAATTTGAGATGCCAACGCTTTATAATCGTGGCGCGTTGATTCTTAAAAAAGACAATCCGTCTGGTATCCCGGAGTATGATGATGCACTCGAGATCCCGGTACGATTTTGGTAGACTGTCCTTAATTACTTGGTGAATAAATTCTGTATGAAAAAAATATGCAAGGCGTTTGGAGGAATTCTGAGCTTAGGTCTTTTGTTGATTCTACCAATGTTGACGTATGCTCGGTCAGGAGTGTCTGCAGAATATCAGGGGTATTTAGACGAGTTTACTATTATTGTAGAGGAAGCTATTCTAGATCAAGATTCGGGATACTTGGTAGATATTATGTCTCCTGCGTTAGCAGATGACATCGGTACGCAATTGCAAAAGCAATTGGAGGATATTGAAATACTCGAATTTCAAATCTACGATGCAGAATATTCTCAAATCGACGCGATGCACTACCGAATTGACACGCGCTATTCAATCAAAGCGCATAGTGGGGAGCGAACTTGGTCAACAAGTGGATTGAGTCTGTACATGATTATCGAAGATACTCCAGAATATCTTTACATCGCAGATACAAATCTGTTGAACGTGTTTGACGGATTAAGTATGGGTGATTTTTCTGGAGCTGTCGTCGGTGTCTTTTTTGCCATAGTCGCCGTTGGTTTGCTGTTTATGGCGTTCTGGATTTGGATGTTGGTGGATGTTCTTAAGCGCGATATTCCAGACAAAACACTTTGGGTAGTATTGATCGTGTTTACCAACTGGATTGGGGCATTTATCTACTTCTTTGTTGTTCGCAAAAAGTATTCAATGAAGAAGTAAATGACAGTGAATTTGACAGATAAAATAGAACCTGTGTAGACTAGAACTATTATGAATACGAGCTCGTACATGCCGACATGCCTCCGACACCACTTTACGTGGTCGGTTTTGGTATTTTGGCATCGGTAGCTCCTACAAGAACATTTACGTGTTTTTTTACGAGACCACTGATGACCAGTGGTCTCGTTTGTTGCGCAATGCAACAGAAAGGATCGGCTATGACCACCGAGAACGGTCAGAACAAGATGCCGGATCAAGGACAGATCCCGGCCCCTGGCAACAACCCCACGCGCAGTGATGAGACCTGGAGCGGTCCCGATGGCGAGCGCTACGGCAACAATCCAGATGGATTCAGCCGTGGCAACGAAGGCGGGCACTCCTGGCCGAGCTGGGACGTGGGAGGGGGAGGAAGCGGTTTCTTCCTCTAGCCTGGGAACATAAAAAGCGCCAAGGCGCGCTCTGTGATGCCACCCGATGCGACTGGGTGGACTCCCTGCATTGGGTGGCATCACATTCATATCACCATTTATTCACGTATTTTGCAAGTATGAATGTCAAAGAAACTCACGCGTTCATTGAACAATTTTGGGATGAGCGCGTAGAACAAACGCTCAAGGACTACATCCGCATTCCCAATGTCTCGCCGGCATACGCACCCGATTGGGAACAGGACGGACACATGTTGCGTGCGGCTCGGTTGATCAAAATATGGGTACAAGATCAGTCGCTACAAAATACGTCGATTGAGTTGCTTACGCCAAAGGGGCGAACACCGCTTCTAATCGTAGATATTCAAGGAAGTGCACCTGGAAACATTTTGCTCTACGGGCACATGGACAAGCAACCGCCGCTTTCTGGATGGAGAGAGGGGTTGTCGGCGTTTAATCCCGTGATTGAGGGTGATCGACTCTACGGGCGAGGTGCAGCCGATGATGGGTATGCGGTGTTTGCCGCAGTGGGCGCCATAAAGGCTCTTCAGGCGCAAGGAGTCGCTCACCCACGCTGTCTGTTGCTTATCGAAGGATCGGAAGAAAGCGGAAGTATTGATCTCTCTACCTATATCCAAGAACTCACCGACCGGATCAAAACACCAGATTTGGTTGTGTGTCTCGACTCGGGCTGTGGCACGTACGATCAGCTATGGCTGACAACGTCTTTGCGGGGATGCATTATGGGGACACTGCGTGTAGATATTCTAACTGAGGGCGCACACTCGGGGTCTGCCAGCGGCGTAGTGCCGTCAAGCTTCCGTATTGCGCGGTCACTATTGTCGCGTATTGAGAACGAGGTAACGGGGGAGGTGACATTGCCAGCGTTGTTTCAAATACTGACCGATGATGAAGAACGATCTCTTGCGCAAACGGCAACACTCTTGGGGGAAGCAATTGGAGCAGACTTTGCATTTGTCGATGGTGCCCGATGTATGTCGGATGATCCGCGTGTCTGTATAGGTAATAGAACACTAAAACCGACGTTATCGGTTACGGGTGCCGAGGGACTTCCGGCGTTGCAAGATGCAGGAAACGTGCTTCGTCCCTACACCGCACTTAAGCTGTCAGTTCGTTTGCCGCCGAAGATCGATGCAATAATGGCAGGACAGTTGCTTAAGGAAACACTTGAGGCAGATTCGCCCTACGGAGCACATGTGCAGTTTGATATGGAAGAACCG
This portion of the Candidatus Uhrbacteria bacterium CG10_big_fil_rev_8_21_14_0_10_50_16 genome encodes:
- a CDS encoding peptidase M20: MNVKETHAFIEQFWDERVEQTLKDYIRIPNVSPAYAPDWEQDGHMLRAARLIKIWVQDQSLQNTSIELLTPKGRTPLLIVDIQGSAPGNILLYGHMDKQPPLSGWREGLSAFNPVIEGDRLYGRGAADDGYAVFAAVGAIKALQAQGVAHPRCLLLIEGSEESGSIDLSTYIQELTDRIKTPDLVVCLDSGCGTYDQLWLTTSLRGCIMGTLRVDILTEGAHSGSASGVVPSSFRIARSLLSRIENEVTGEVTLPALFQILTDDEERSLAQTATLLGEAIGADFAFVDGARCMSDDPRVCIGNRTLKPTLSVTGAEGLPALQDAGNVLRPYTALKLSVRLPPKIDAIMAGQLLKETLEADSPYGAHVQFDMEEPMDGWAAPPVASWLQTALELACEESFGTDLCSMGEGGSIPFMAMLGARYPEVQFVITGVLGPESNAHGPNEFLHIPTFKRVTACIARIVAETAKKG